The proteins below come from a single Candidatus Delongbacteria bacterium genomic window:
- a CDS encoding T9SS type A sorting domain-containing protein, producing the protein KLFTLITLMLFSVLSAVTATKTYSNNDLSFTQTENGLSSVLVNGLTNQGTPGAPNLPVETIRLIIPAGSKISNLNLTSQQQLLSGSYNLEPAQVPRLIDGIGYYETVGQDRTIYSDNSFYPSNIVKVVSYDYFDGANKIATLEINPVQYNPITGEIKLHTNVSINPSFSASTDNIVYPQKRFAKDVAVYSEQLKSMVENPNDISLYGHQPQIITEPGVNDYDYLIVVPNDNYIEQTDLKKFIEWKEQKGNRVIYRTVGSIHSEYQGDHIGTHVINDKAGSIRQYIKDLYENHGLAYVLLVGDDSFFNRKGRSVLQLSNGTVSTEDISTNFYFADVNGDWNLNGSLVYGEIYNIENPLFGDNPDYAFEVSVGRLLIQDLNSGGAEEINNWVEKLLVYETNPGYGDNDYVNTMFITNADGVYEAGGSSNHQLLGDYLATKGLFFEKWDEVDDVGTFWPTGAEVIEKMSSGYGFIGFDTHGPSGGINTDMFVSTEGDGGNIGDVLIPRRSVTTLDQYPSTSSSVISETINGYDNFNNSKKYSINYSLSCNIANFSYLNTISAGKAFTVTANYGGSAFIGNTGNGLFEYSNYLQLGFFINLFASPMTEPAKQNHIGASLLTSSSYDTYQTDIKQHLLYTTNLIGDPEMMVWFSKPMKINIDYLANNEIRVTNNNSNLYGAVVVFENKTTMEKETKLTEIDGVCQASFNYTDIYVTYPNYEPYRTTIVKQNESWTIAKTIYNDVLVKSGATLSISGDLTLSNFAGKNARIIVENGGSLVFLGGADVIGTTKSYNITSYLEVPGNAIIVKQGGSIDFNHITFSGYWDGIVIENGNDLAFSGVSFNRTDLVVNMRNISFSQCSFIRSKVRINDCSVSIDNSDFHSSPVEILNLYESPRNLIVTNSEFSNSTNQVALNITGYSNFSITGSVISNNKEGLSIYESGTGSNHIISNNTITENTNGNGIYLYHSYADITGSNVIESNKYGITVVHNSNFKLSGNDNPPYQFIRYNDLDEVVFSYDSKPVEFLYNQIYDNNHTNKYLVCRDIPSMSQSINVRNNYWGTSFNASTDLSPTSMFRYSPTWIPSIVPPLSDDPAEQLFSQGLESESNGDLVSAESTYKEVIETYPESEYVSGAAKQLLSIASKTENRNSDRFLELKSYYLNEENLHLNDDISWLASELVSYCNVKSENYEEAIIWFESVISNPPSIDKQVYATIDLGYTYLIMDNNGRSKFVGKMTSLKPKSVADFNETRDKLLGDLYGETGENPEEISIPKEVTLYTNYPNPFNPETTISFSLPITSKINLSIYNVNGERIHTLLEGNFNGGKHSVVWNGKDKFGNSVGSGLYFYRLETDNKTLVKNCLLVK; encoded by the coding sequence AAATTATTCACTCTTATCACTTTGATGCTGTTTTCCGTTTTATCGGCAGTAACAGCAACAAAAACTTACAGTAATAACGATTTGAGTTTTACTCAAACCGAAAATGGACTTAGTTCCGTGTTAGTAAATGGATTAACTAATCAAGGAACTCCTGGTGCACCAAATCTACCTGTGGAAACTATTAGACTAATAATTCCTGCAGGAAGTAAAATTTCCAATCTAAATTTGACTTCACAACAACAATTGCTTTCAGGAAGTTACAATTTAGAACCTGCTCAAGTCCCAAGACTTATCGATGGTATCGGGTATTATGAAACTGTTGGGCAAGATAGAACTATCTATTCAGACAATAGCTTTTATCCATCAAACATTGTCAAAGTTGTGAGTTATGATTATTTTGATGGAGCAAATAAGATTGCTACCCTTGAGATAAATCCTGTGCAATACAACCCTATTACTGGGGAAATAAAATTACATACAAATGTAAGTATAAACCCTAGTTTCTCTGCTTCTACAGATAATATAGTTTATCCGCAGAAAAGATTTGCTAAAGATGTTGCTGTATATTCTGAACAATTGAAATCAATGGTAGAAAATCCAAATGATATCTCGCTTTATGGTCATCAACCACAGATTATTACGGAACCAGGAGTTAATGACTATGATTACCTAATTGTTGTCCCAAATGATAATTACATTGAACAAACTGATCTGAAAAAGTTTATTGAATGGAAGGAACAAAAAGGTAACAGAGTTATTTATAGAACAGTTGGAAGTATACATTCTGAATATCAGGGTGATCATATAGGAACTCATGTAATAAATGATAAAGCTGGTTCTATCAGACAGTACATAAAGGATCTATATGAAAATCATGGATTAGCCTATGTTTTATTAGTAGGAGATGATTCCTTCTTCAACAGAAAAGGGCGAAGTGTTCTTCAACTATCAAATGGAACAGTTAGTACAGAAGATATTTCTACGAACTTTTATTTTGCCGATGTTAATGGTGATTGGAATTTAAATGGATCTTTAGTATACGGTGAGATTTATAATATTGAGAATCCTCTTTTTGGCGATAACCCTGATTATGCCTTTGAAGTTTCTGTAGGTAGATTACTTATTCAGGATCTTAACTCTGGTGGAGCTGAAGAGATTAACAACTGGGTTGAAAAGCTTCTTGTTTACGAAACTAATCCTGGCTATGGTGATAATGATTATGTAAATACAATGTTCATCACTAACGCAGATGGTGTTTATGAAGCAGGTGGCTCCTCAAATCATCAATTATTAGGAGACTATTTAGCTACTAAGGGATTGTTTTTTGAAAAATGGGATGAGGTTGATGATGTTGGTACTTTTTGGCCAACTGGAGCAGAAGTTATAGAAAAAATGAGCTCAGGTTATGGATTTATTGGTTTTGATACTCATGGCCCTTCAGGTGGTATAAACACAGATATGTTCGTTTCCACAGAAGGTGATGGTGGAAACATAGGAGATGTTTTAATTCCTAGAAGAAGTGTAACTACTTTAGATCAATATCCAAGTACAAGTTCGTCAGTAATTTCTGAAACCATCAATGGGTACGACAATTTTAATAATAGTAAAAAATATTCTATTAATTATTCGCTATCTTGTAATATTGCAAATTTTTCCTATCTTAATACTATATCTGCAGGAAAGGCTTTCACAGTTACTGCAAATTATGGCGGATCTGCGTTTATAGGTAATACAGGAAATGGACTTTTTGAATATTCAAATTATCTACAATTAGGTTTTTTTATAAACCTGTTTGCTTCGCCAATGACTGAGCCAGCTAAACAAAATCATATTGGTGCATCACTATTAACATCATCATCATATGATACTTATCAAACTGATATTAAACAACATCTTCTGTATACAACTAATCTTATTGGTGATCCTGAAATGATGGTCTGGTTTTCAAAACCTATGAAAATTAATATTGATTATTTGGCTAATAACGAAATAAGAGTTACAAATAATAATTCAAATTTATATGGTGCTGTTGTTGTATTCGAAAATAAGACAACTATGGAAAAGGAAACGAAACTAACAGAAATAGATGGTGTTTGTCAGGCTTCATTTAACTATACTGATATCTATGTAACATATCCAAACTATGAACCTTATAGGACGACCATCGTCAAACAAAACGAATCGTGGACAATTGCAAAAACTATCTATAATGACGTCTTGGTTAAATCAGGTGCAACACTATCAATTTCTGGCGATCTAACTTTATCAAATTTTGCAGGAAAAAATGCAAGGATAATTGTCGAAAACGGAGGCTCATTAGTCTTTTTAGGTGGAGCGGATGTGATTGGAACTACCAAATCATATAATATCACCTCATATTTAGAAGTTCCAGGAAACGCTATAATTGTCAAACAAGGAGGTAGTATTGATTTTAATCATATTACATTTTCAGGATATTGGGATGGCATAGTGATTGAGAATGGTAATGATTTAGCATTTTCTGGAGTCTCATTTAATCGTACTGATTTAGTTGTAAATATGAGGAATATTTCTTTTTCACAGTGTAGTTTCATTAGAAGTAAAGTTAGAATAAATGATTGTTCAGTATCAATTGATAATTCTGATTTTCACTCATCTCCAGTTGAAATATTGAATCTCTATGAGTCTCCTCGTAACCTTATTGTTACAAATTCAGAGTTTAGCAACTCCACCAATCAAGTTGCTTTGAACATTACAGGATATTCAAACTTTTCTATTACAGGTTCAGTAATAAGTAACAACAAAGAAGGTCTTTCTATTTATGAGAGTGGAACTGGATCAAATCACATTATTTCTAATAATACTATAACTGAAAATACAAATGGAAACGGGATATACTTGTATCATTCTTACGCAGACATTACAGGTTCTAATGTTATAGAATCGAATAAATATGGGATAACTGTTGTTCATAATAGTAACTTCAAGTTAAGTGGTAACGATAATCCACCTTATCAGTTTATCAGATATAATGATTTAGATGAAGTTGTTTTTTCATACGATAGTAAACCTGTGGAATTTTTATACAATCAAATTTATGACAACAATCACACAAACAAATATCTTGTTTGTAGAGATATTCCAAGTATGTCACAGTCAATCAATGTTAGAAATAATTACTGGGGAACTTCATTTAATGCAAGTACAGATCTTTCACCTACATCAATGTTTAGATATTCACCAACTTGGATTCCTTCAATAGTCCCTCCTTTGAGTGATGATCCTGCAGAACAATTATTCTCTCAAGGTTTGGAAAGTGAAAGTAATGGTGATCTTGTTTCTGCCGAATCTACTTACAAAGAAGTAATTGAGACTTACCCAGAATCTGAATATGTTTCTGGAGCAGCAAAACAATTACTTTCAATTGCTTCGAAAACGGAAAATAGAAATTCAGATAGATTCTTAGAATTAAAATCTTATTATCTAAACGAAGAAAACCTTCATTTGAATGATGATATCTCTTGGTTAGCTTCTGAACTAGTTTCTTACTGTAATGTGAAATCAGAAAACTATGAAGAAGCTATTATTTGGTTTGAGTCTGTTATTTCTAATCCCCCATCAATTGATAAACAAGTATATGCTACTATCGATCTTGGTTATACATATTTAATAATGGACAATAATGGTAGGTCTAAATTTGTTGGCAAAATGACATCTCTAAAACCAAAATCAGTTGCTGATTTCAATGAAACAAGAGATAAATTGCTTGGTGATCTTTATGGAGAAACAGGTGAAAACCCTGAAGAAATTTCGATTCCAAAAGAGGTTACATTATATACTAACTACCCAAATCCTTTCAATCCAGAAACAACTATTTCATTCTCTCTACCTATAACTAGTAAGATAAATCTTTCCATCTACAATGTTAATGGAGAGAGAATCCACACATTGCTTGAAGGTAATTTCAATGGAGGAAAGCACTCTGTTGTTTGGAATGGAAAAGATAAGTTTGGTAATAGTGTTGGTTCTGGTTTATACTTCTATAGACTTGAAACTGATAATAAAACTCTTGTTAAAAACTGTCTTCTAGTGAAATAA
- a CDS encoding cobalamin-dependent protein (Presence of a B(12) (cobalamin)-binding domain implies dependence on cobalamin itself, in one of its several forms, or in some unusual lineages, dependence on a cobalamin-like analog.), whose translation MMIRPYGDTLNDGAVQMSFTLPVESGPKADEAALQYAKKLGFKEVEVVHSKKLSDNFTFFVVYGKTDISINYDEIVVEEVEKSMDFYEVNDYLKENLKRKMVVVGACTGTDAHTVGIDAIMNMKGWEQHYGLERYPFIEAYNLGAQVRNEDLLDYAKRVNADCILVSQVVTQKDVHIHNMTNFIELLEAEGLRDRFIVVAGGPRISNKLALELGFEAGFGRGTYPEHVGSFLAEKLVDKLIRK comes from the coding sequence ATGATGATAAGACCTTATGGCGATACACTTAATGACGGTGCCGTTCAAATGTCATTTACTCTTCCGGTTGAATCAGGTCCTAAAGCTGATGAAGCTGCACTTCAATATGCTAAAAAGCTTGGTTTTAAGGAAGTGGAAGTAGTTCACTCTAAAAAATTATCGGATAATTTTACATTTTTCGTAGTATATGGAAAAACAGATATTAGCATCAATTATGATGAAATAGTCGTTGAAGAAGTAGAAAAATCTATGGATTTCTATGAAGTTAATGACTATTTGAAAGAGAATTTGAAGCGTAAAATGGTGGTTGTGGGGGCTTGTACAGGCACTGATGCTCATACTGTTGGTATAGATGCGATTATGAATATGAAAGGCTGGGAGCAGCATTATGGTCTGGAAAGATATCCTTTCATTGAAGCTTATAATTTAGGTGCTCAGGTTCGTAATGAAGATCTTTTAGATTATGCTAAGAGAGTTAACGCTGATTGTATTCTAGTTTCTCAGGTTGTTACTCAAAAGGATGTGCATATTCACAATATGACTAATTTTATCGAACTTCTTGAGGCTGAAGGTTTACGTGATAGATTTATTGTTGTGGCTGGTGGTCCGAGAATTAGTAATAAACTTGCTTTAGAACTTGGTTTTGAAGCTGGTTTTGGACGTGGAACTTATCCAGAGCACGTTGGGTCATTTTTGGCTGAAAAACTTGTGGATAAATTGATCAGGAAGTAA
- a CDS encoding lysine 5,6-aminomutase subunit alpha — translation MLESKLGLDQSKVDKARELAKVIVKPVQEYIEKHTTVTVERTTLRMFGADGVNADGVPVPNIVVDQLGEKIKHGASIYYVNALLKKSLTPEELNKEIAEGLDISKLEMVDFSYIEEKSVELVKKFADRVKGNVSFRNEKLEKHKERMNSPLLYLIVATGNIFEDVKQAQAAARQGADIIAVIRTTGQSLLDYVPFGATTEGFGGTYATQENFKIMRKALDEVGEEMGKYIRLVNYCSGLCMPEIAVMGALERLDMMLNDSMYGILFRDINMYRTFVDQKFSRMINTFADIIINTGEDNYLTTSDAVEKAYTVTASQFINEEFAFKAGMPSRLQGLGHAFEMNPNIKNGFLYEMAQAQLARELFPEAPLKYMPPTKYMSGDIFKGYAMNTLYNFVAKSTGQSILLLGMLTEAIHTPFMQDRYLGVENAKYVCNNIADFAGDIEYKKDGIMQTRAKLVLDQTVDFLNEINEIGLFDSIEKAMFADVRRPKNGGKGFDGVYEKDTDYYNPFYTYLEKELNISGEGN, via the coding sequence ATGCTAGAGTCTAAACTGGGTCTTGACCAGTCGAAAGTGGACAAAGCACGTGAACTTGCAAAGGTGATTGTTAAACCTGTTCAGGAGTATATTGAAAAACATACAACTGTGACTGTGGAAAGAACAACTCTTAGAATGTTTGGTGCAGACGGGGTGAACGCTGATGGCGTGCCTGTACCAAATATTGTAGTGGATCAACTTGGCGAGAAAATTAAACACGGTGCTTCTATTTACTATGTAAATGCTCTTTTGAAAAAAAGTTTAACACCGGAAGAGCTTAATAAAGAGATAGCTGAGGGGCTGGATATTAGTAAGCTTGAAATGGTGGATTTTTCGTACATCGAGGAAAAATCAGTTGAACTTGTGAAAAAATTTGCTGATAGAGTTAAAGGCAATGTTTCTTTCAGAAATGAAAAACTTGAGAAGCACAAAGAGAGAATGAATTCTCCATTGCTTTATCTTATTGTAGCTACTGGAAATATTTTTGAGGACGTTAAACAGGCTCAAGCAGCAGCAAGACAGGGTGCCGACATTATTGCTGTTATCAGAACTACTGGTCAAAGTCTTTTGGATTATGTTCCGTTTGGTGCTACAACTGAGGGCTTTGGTGGTACTTATGCGACTCAGGAAAATTTCAAAATTATGCGTAAAGCATTGGATGAAGTTGGCGAAGAGATGGGTAAATATATCAGACTTGTGAACTATTGTTCTGGTCTATGTATGCCGGAAATCGCTGTTATGGGTGCTTTGGAAAGACTTGATATGATGCTTAACGACTCTATGTATGGTATTCTTTTCAGAGATATCAATATGTACAGAACTTTCGTTGATCAAAAATTTTCAAGAATGATTAATACTTTTGCTGATATAATTATCAACACTGGTGAAGATAACTATTTAACTACTTCTGATGCCGTAGAAAAAGCTTATACAGTTACTGCATCACAATTTATCAATGAAGAATTTGCTTTCAAAGCTGGTATGCCTTCAAGACTTCAAGGTCTGGGACACGCTTTTGAGATGAATCCAAATATTAAAAATGGTTTCTTGTATGAGATGGCTCAAGCACAACTTGCAAGAGAGCTTTTCCCCGAAGCTCCACTTAAATATATGCCACCTACAAAATATATGTCTGGTGATATTTTCAAAGGTTATGCTATGAATACTTTATACAATTTTGTAGCTAAATCTACCGGTCAATCTATTCTTTTGCTTGGTATGTTGACTGAAGCTATTCACACACCATTTATGCAGGACAGATATCTTGGTGTTGAAAATGCTAAATACGTTTGTAATAATATTGCTGATTTTGCTGGTGATATTGAATATAAAAAAGATGGAATTATGCAGACAAGAGCTAAATTAGTTCTGGATCAAACTGTGGATTTCCTAAACGAGATCAACGAAATTGGACTTTTCGATTCAATTGAAAAAGCGATGTTTGCTGACGTAAGAAGACCAAAAAATGGCGGTAAAGGTTTTGATGGTGTCTATGAGAAAGATACTGATTATTACAATCCATTCTACACTTACCTTGAAAAAGAGTTGAATATCAGCGGGGAGGGAAATTAG
- the ablA gene encoding lysine 2,3-aminomutase: MAKEFKSVKYSDIPLFSNTTEEEWNDWKWQLRNAIRDIPTLEKVMKISDEEREQLTQCLGKFKMAITPYYAALMDKNDPECPVRKLAVPMIQELNIDASDLDDPLHEDVDSSVPGLTHRYPDRALLLITHECSMYCRHCTRRRVVGETDDSTSKDNLQKAFEYIRNHPQIRDIVVSGGDALLVSDERLDYILGELRKIEHVEIIRIGSRMPVVCPQRVTENLCNVIKKHHPIYVNTHFNNPKEITAEAKKACEMLSNAGVNVGNQSVLLKGVNDCPNIMKKLMHELLMIRVRPYYIYQCDLSNGISHFRTPVSKGIEIIENLRGHTSGLAVPTFVVDAPGGGGKIPVMPNYLISQNEKHVVLRNYEGVITTYTQPTDYKPHNSENCEYCKDEKIKASDGVATLLNGERLTLQPDNLKRLKRHGH; this comes from the coding sequence ATGGCAAAAGAATTTAAAAGTGTTAAGTACAGTGATATCCCTCTTTTCAGTAATACTACTGAAGAAGAATGGAATGACTGGAAGTGGCAGCTTAGAAATGCTATTAGAGATATACCTACACTGGAAAAAGTGATGAAGATTTCCGATGAGGAAAGAGAACAGCTTACTCAGTGTCTTGGTAAATTTAAGATGGCTATCACACCATACTACGCTGCTCTAATGGATAAAAATGATCCTGAATGTCCTGTAAGAAAACTTGCTGTTCCGATGATTCAGGAGCTGAATATTGATGCATCAGATCTTGATGATCCTTTACATGAAGATGTTGACTCTTCTGTTCCTGGGCTGACTCACAGATACCCAGATAGAGCTCTTCTTCTTATAACTCATGAATGTTCTATGTATTGTCGTCATTGTACAAGACGTAGAGTTGTTGGTGAAACTGATGATTCAACTTCAAAAGACAATCTACAAAAAGCTTTTGAATATATTAGAAATCATCCTCAAATCAGAGACATCGTTGTTTCTGGTGGAGATGCTTTACTTGTTAGCGATGAAAGACTGGATTATATACTTGGTGAACTTAGAAAAATCGAACATGTTGAGATAATTCGTATAGGTTCAAGAATGCCAGTTGTATGTCCACAAAGGGTAACTGAGAATTTGTGTAATGTGATAAAAAAACACCATCCAATTTACGTTAATACTCACTTTAACAATCCAAAAGAGATTACAGCTGAAGCTAAAAAAGCTTGTGAAATGCTTTCAAATGCTGGTGTTAATGTTGGAAATCAGTCTGTATTACTAAAGGGTGTTAACGACTGTCCGAATATCATGAAAAAACTTATGCACGAACTACTTATGATAAGAGTTCGTCCATACTACATCTACCAATGTGATCTTTCGAACGGTATTTCTCACTTTAGAACACCAGTTTCAAAAGGTATTGAGATTATTGAAAATCTTAGGGGTCATACCTCTGGTTTAGCTGTTCCTACATTCGTTGTAGATGCTCCAGGTGGTGGAGGAAAGATACCTGTAATGCCTAACTATCTAATTTCACAAAACGAAAAGCATGTAGTTTTAAGAAATTATGAAGGTGTTATCACAACTTATACTCAGCCAACTGACTACAAACCTCATAATTCTGAAAATTGTGAATATTGTAAAGATGAGAAGATTAAGGCTTCAGACGGAGTAGCGACTCTTCTTAATGGTGAAAGATTGACTTTACAACCTGACAATCTAAAACGTTTGAAGAGACACGGACATTAG
- a CDS encoding zinc-binding dehydrogenase, with the protein MELKGNPFGSHRVIEPIGVLPQPALVVDNDMSKVYDNEIVVDVEVLNIDSASFTQIKEQAGSDIEKIKEIILSIVNKQGKMKNPVTGSGGMFIGTVSYIGSKLAERDLKAGDKIASLVSLSLTPLKIEEIIEVKKDIDQVRIKGKAILFESGIYAKLPTDIPETLALAVLDVAGAPAQTARLVKSGDTVTIIGASGKSGILCCYEAKRRAGINGRVIGVDYSEKGLEELKKLNICDDIIRLDATNALDCYEKINDLTSGKMCDIVINNVNIPNTEMATILMTRDRGTCYFFSMATSFTKAALGAEGVGMDVDMIMGNGYAKDHADIALNILRESKDIRDLYERLYV; encoded by the coding sequence ATGGAATTAAAAGGTAATCCATTTGGAAGTCACAGAGTTATTGAACCTATTGGTGTACTTCCACAACCTGCTTTAGTTGTTGATAATGATATGTCTAAAGTTTATGATAATGAGATAGTAGTTGATGTTGAAGTTTTGAACATTGACTCAGCTAGTTTTACTCAAATTAAAGAGCAAGCTGGTAGTGATATAGAAAAAATCAAAGAAATCATTTTATCTATCGTGAATAAGCAAGGTAAGATGAAAAATCCTGTAACTGGTTCAGGTGGTATGTTTATAGGAACTGTAAGCTATATTGGTTCTAAATTAGCTGAAAGAGATCTTAAAGCTGGTGATAAAATTGCTTCTCTAGTTTCATTGTCACTTACTCCACTTAAAATTGAAGAGATTATCGAAGTAAAAAAAGATATCGATCAAGTAAGAATTAAAGGTAAGGCAATTCTTTTTGAATCAGGTATCTATGCAAAACTTCCTACAGATATTCCTGAAACTTTAGCACTGGCTGTACTTGACGTTGCCGGAGCACCTGCTCAAACTGCAAGACTAGTTAAATCTGGTGATACTGTCACAATAATTGGTGCAAGTGGAAAATCTGGAATTCTTTGCTGCTACGAAGCAAAAAGAAGAGCTGGAATTAATGGTAGAGTTATTGGTGTGGATTATTCTGAAAAAGGTCTTGAAGAGCTAAAAAAATTGAATATCTGTGACGATATTATCAGACTGGATGCGACCAATGCACTAGACTGTTATGAAAAGATTAATGATCTGACAAGTGGTAAAATGTGTGATATCGTTATCAATAATGTTAATATTCCAAATACAGAAATGGCAACTATTCTTATGACAAGAGATAGAGGTACTTGCTATTTCTTCAGTATGGCTACATCGTTTACGAAAGCTGCACTTGGAGCTGAAGGTGTAGGTATGGATGTTGATATGATTATGGGTAATGGTTACGCAAAAGATCATGCTGATATTGCTTTGAATATCTTAAGAGAATCAAAAGATATCAGGGACCTATATGAAAGACTTTATGTATAA
- a CDS encoding 3-keto-5-aminohexanoate cleavage protein, with amino-acid sequence MARKMVITCAVCGAETTREHNPNLPLTPEEIAVAAYDAYLAGASIVHLHVRDENGGPTQDPEVFRKTMKLIKEKCDIVIELTTGGAVGMTDDERVRVIEELKPEMASLDCGTVNFGNEYIVNTLPTMRRFAKEMIKHNVRPTLECFDLSHIQSADILIKEGLLQEPYHYGFVMNVPGAAKYDIETLTYFVNRIPKNAFWTIMGVGRACLPAHYGAFSLETGFIRVGFEDNVYFTKGVLAESNAQLVKRTAELAKEAGYDIATPADVREMFKLKGNFGV; translated from the coding sequence ATGGCAAGAAAAATGGTAATAACATGTGCTGTATGTGGAGCTGAAACCACTAGAGAGCACAACCCAAATCTTCCTCTTACGCCGGAAGAGATAGCAGTAGCTGCTTATGACGCATATTTAGCAGGTGCTTCAATTGTTCATCTTCACGTTAGAGATGAAAACGGTGGTCCTACTCAAGATCCTGAAGTTTTCAGAAAAACGATGAAATTAATTAAAGAAAAATGTGATATAGTAATTGAGCTTACCACCGGTGGTGCTGTTGGTATGACTGATGATGAAAGAGTTAGAGTTATTGAAGAACTAAAACCTGAGATGGCTTCTCTTGATTGTGGTACTGTAAATTTTGGTAACGAATACATTGTAAATACTCTTCCAACTATGAGAAGATTTGCTAAAGAGATGATTAAACATAATGTAAGACCAACTCTTGAGTGTTTTGACCTTTCGCATATTCAATCAGCAGATATTTTGATTAAAGAGGGACTTTTACAAGAGCCTTATCATTATGGTTTTGTAATGAATGTTCCTGGTGCTGCAAAATATGATATCGAAACTTTAACTTATTTTGTTAACAGAATTCCTAAAAATGCTTTTTGGACAATTATGGGTGTTGGTAGAGCTTGTCTTCCTGCTCATTACGGTGCATTTTCATTGGAGACTGGTTTTATCAGAGTTGGTTTTGAGGATAATGTTTATTTTACAAAAGGTGTTCTTGCTGAGAGCAATGCCCAACTTGTAAAAAGAACTGCTGAACTTGCAAAAGAAGCTGGTTATGATATCGCTACACCAGCAGATGTGCGTGAAATGTTTAAATTAAAAGGTAATTTTGGGGTATAG
- a CDS encoding CoA transferase subunit B translates to MDPKELIARRAAKELSDGYVVNLGIGLPTMVANYLPEGKEVNFQSENGIMGLGPAPEAGNEDYTLTNAGGQPVTTVPGAMFFDSATSFGIIRGGHVDATILGALEVSQNGDIANWKVPGKLVPGMGGAMDLVSGAKRVIAAMIHTQKGDSKIKKNCTLPLTAAGKVTDIITDLAYFKVINGALVLMETAPGVSVDQVRENTEAEFSVSETIKEMEI, encoded by the coding sequence ATGGATCCTAAAGAATTAATCGCAAGAAGAGCTGCAAAAGAACTTAGTGATGGCTATGTGGTAAATCTTGGTATAGGTCTTCCTACTATGGTTGCGAACTATCTTCCTGAAGGTAAAGAAGTTAATTTTCAGTCTGAAAATGGTATTATGGGTCTAGGCCCAGCACCTGAAGCTGGCAATGAAGATTATACTCTTACTAATGCTGGTGGTCAGCCTGTTACTACTGTTCCGGGTGCTATGTTTTTTGATTCTGCAACATCATTTGGAATTATACGTGGTGGTCATGTTGATGCTACAATTCTTGGTGCTTTGGAAGTTTCTCAAAACGGTGATATAGCAAACTGGAAAGTACCTGGAAAATTGGTTCCGGGTATGGGTGGAGCAATGGATCTTGTTTCTGGTGCAAAAAGAGTAATTGCCGCTATGATTCACACTCAAAAAGGTGATTCAAAAATCAAGAAAAATTGTACTCTTCCTTTAACAGCTGCTGGTAAAGTGACAGATATCATTACTGATCTTGCATATTTTAAAGTAATTAATGGAGCTCTTGTTCTTATGGAAACTGCTCCAGGTGTTTCTGTAGATCAGGTTAGGGAAAATACTGAGGCTGAATTTTCAGTTTCTGAAACAATTAAAGAGATGGAAATTTAA